aaaggacaaaCCGGGGCTTCAGCAAAGTCCCCGTTTCCCTGAATAACCTTTGGATCTACATGCACTATATGTGACATACAATAGTGGAAAATGGAGCCAAATATCCAAAATGTTTGATGTTATCCTACCAACAGCCAAAGATGTTTGGTAGGTTAAACCGAGCACAGTCGGTACACTTTTTCCATTACCACACAAAAGCGAgtgaataaaaacaagcaatatTTCACaagatgtttcctttttttgtgtacTACAAGAACAATAATGCTGCAAAGATGCCTCACCAATTCAATGCAAAAgctaacacatttaaaaaaaaaaaaaaaaattcaacacaAATATGTAACTCCATTTAATGTATTAAGCAACAGTAGGAACAAGGGTCAAGTTTTAGATATGAtataaaagaaaagcaacacatctcagTTTCAAATTTGCAGATTTGGGGTTAGTTAAATTTGCAACAGGCCAGTCAATAGAtttaaaacaggatttatttcaCTGTCTTACATAGCCTAAGAAAAACACATCAGTAATATACTCTTGTCATATTGCTAGCTCTAATGTGCTACAGATAATGGTCTATCCCATACTGTGCAAATTCAACATCAAAAAGTACAGCTACAACACAAAACATACAATTTGTGCGTTTTTAAAGATTTTCCTCATAATGTGAGGCTGCAAGGCTTCACTGCTTGTAACTGTAAAGCTACAGGTAATCTCTTTAAATGCAAATCAGGAGGGCTGGATGTGCCATTTTCATGTAAGACATACAGAATCTCCAGAGTCAGTCTATCTGTACAGATAGTCTGCCTGTATGTTGGAGGCTATCTCAGCCTCCCATCGGTCTCCGTTGTTAAGCAGCTTCTCCTTGTTGTACAGCAGCTCCTCATGGGTCTCTGTGGAGAACTCAAAGTTTGGACCCTGAgaatggaattaaaaaaaaaaaaagacatcaactGTCTATCTGTCTAAATGTATACATACTGTTTTGAGGGAGGGATGAGTGGAATAGTGGACATTTTTTGCTGCACTATTAGAGCTTTGGAAGCCTAGAGACTTGTAGATTTATTGTATTGAACTAgagtaaagatttttttttttttcacacaaaaccagatgtacaaaaatgtatttgcttGTTTAGCTTCATCAAACATTCTATGCAGGACACAATGTACACTTTTCCCCCCCCTTTTTACCTCAACAATAGCATCAACAGGGCAGGCTTCCTGACAGAAACCACAGTAGATGCATTTGGTCATATCGATGTCATAGCGTGTGGTCCTCCTGCTGCCATCAGCTCGAGTCTCAGCTTCAATAGTGATGGCCTGAGATCAACACAGGAAGGAACAGGTAGAAAAATGCCAGAAGTTTAAATAAGTATTGTGGTTTAACAGTGTGCAGTATTGTAATATCAGAGATTTGTGGGTATAAGATCCAACTTTGTTGTACAGTACCAgccaaatgtttggacacactccccaactactacacacacacgcacgcacgcacgcacgcacgcacacacacacacacacacacacacacacacacacacacacacacatatatatatatatatatctgtagcTTTACAGTTACAAGCAGTGAAGCCTTGCAGCCTCACATTATGaggaaaatctttaaaaatgcacaaattgTATGTTTTGTGTTGTAGCTGTACTTCTTGATGTTGAATTTGCACAGTATGGGATAGACCATTATCTGTAGCACATTAGAACTAGCAATATGATGAtctgaggggtggctcaagactttttcacagtagtGTAGATGCAACAAAGTGCAGCAATATGGTGATTGTGGAAGATGTTTGTGTCAACAATACTCGGGTAGACgtggtgtttaaatgagtgGTCAAAAACGTGCCCAAAAATATCTGCCACACTATTATACCCATGCCCACCgaagcctcagtttcctgttctcagctgacaacCTACAGCTGCTGCGACCCGTTTCAGGGTTTCAATGTGTTATATgttcaaagatgctcttctgcatactgtaGCTGTAATAAGTGGTTATTTGATGCCTTTTAATCAGCTCCATCAACCAGAGACCTGCCACTGTCTGGATGTTTCAGATTATTATCAGTAAACCTTAGCTGGTGCTGTGAAAGTCCCAGTAAATCATCAGTTTCTAAAAATCCTCAAATGGGGTCAGAGGCTCGCtgggttttgttttccccaATTTCTAGTCCAAAAAATACCCAGGTGTTTTAAAAAGAGAacacatattaaaaacaaacatatcttAATAAAAgggactgtgtgtttgtcttcacCTGAGCAGGGCAGACGGCCTCACAAAGCTTACAGGCAATGCAGCGTTCCTCTCCATTAGGGTAGCGGCGGAGCGCGTGCTCCCCCCGAAAGCGGGGTGACAGAGGGCCCTTCTCAAATGGGTAGTTGATGGTGGCAGGTTCACGGAACAGGTAACTCATAGTCATCGCCAAACCTGCACAAAGGCATTACCAAAagaaccaaaaacacaaaacataatgTGCAATGGtggtattatatatatatatatatatatatatatatatatatatatatatacacccaACCAACAATGTGCCACTCCCACATCCACTCTGCCTGACGCACATTTGTTTGCAAGACTTGAATTTTTGAAAATGGGTCAGAAAtgtcttgctttgttttttttttttaaaaaaaggctgaaaGATTTCCTAAAATAgatgcacactgcacttttagCAAACTGGATCAAATCTTGCAGTATTAGTGCTTTTCAAAGAGACCTATTATGCTAATTCAAACACCACAGTTTTATTATTGAGCTCTATTAGAGTAGCTTTGGATTATTcccagttcaaaataatcttcCTTATTTATAATGGGTCTTGGTGCagcagttcatccactgtcttaAAGGAAGAGGAGTTTAACTGCTGTTTTAATTCCTCTTCCTTCAATTGTTCTGCTTGGTTTCttcttgcaaacagaacattTGTGCATCAGGTGGGTGCGGCTGCTGTGTTCATAgccagggctgtgtctctgagaTGACTGATTAAGGATATCTAacctcactgacatcatacaggaCAAAGAGTTGTTGGgagtttctgaaatgcagtgtttaaaGTAGTAGGCCTTTGGCTTATAGCTGTAAGATGTATGTATGCTGACCTCGTTATCTTAAACTTTGGCTATGTTTAATAACAGCATATACACCCgttaaacattttattacagtttattaggtacacctttctGGAACCGTCTTGAGTTTTCATGACCAATAGCTGGTGTATGTGGAAATGACTCAAGCAAAAGTGGCTGTTTCCATCGTGCAATAATGTGACACAGCTCTATTAGCACAAGAAAAGTTATATTGGGGCTATATTAATTATTTAACTTGAATTTTTCTGATTAATTTGgtttattataaaaacaaatacaggtaTAGGATACAGATCTAGGCTAtcagcacagaaaacacaacaaatgtgaCCTCTAAAGAGCTCAGTCCAAAGCAGGGTGGTGGCTGCCCGGTCAGTGACAGATCTCAGGTCTGCAGGCAGCTCTTGAGCATTTACATACTCTGAAAACAGAATAAAGGGACAAAGGAGTGAGAGAGTAAATCATAATTTGACACACTGGTGGTCACTCCACTGAAGATGTATGTATAAACTCTTGGTGTGTATACTTACTGTAGCCTTCTCTCTGCACACTGAGACTTAGTGGGCGAATTGCACCACAGCCATATCCAAATGTACCTGCAGAAGTTTACACATGTGACGTGAACATGCCTGATTTTATGCACTTAAATATTGCCATATTAATGACTCCATCAGCACCTTGTCTGGAGTAGCAGTGGAGAAGACGTAGACTTAGTGCTGCAGACATCTGACCAGAGAGGACTTCTGAAAGAGTAAAGACTAGTTAGAAGAATGAACATGCACACAGTAaatagtcatgtgaaaaaaagatGTGTCACACGGCTCTTTGCAGTTGactaattgatcatcagcaagtgtgacaacctttttaaaagcagatgctttggcagtttgctgttcTCGAGCATCCGGATTCACCCCAAGGACTAATCAATACTCAGAGAAACTGACGGTACACGTGGCCAGGAGAAAGTCTCTTCTCTCCAGAAGAGCATAGCAGTACAGGTTAGGTTTGCAAATTTGCATCTAAcctcagatgagaccaaagtggagatgtttggccgcCACCTTTGGTGAAAACCAACACAGCTTATCAACATAAACACTAATGAGTTGGGCTTTGCAGCCACATGACCTGGACACCTTAAAGTCCTTGAgtccatgaactcctctgtataccaaagtattctagagtcaaatgtgaggccatctgtctgacagctaaagcctgGCCCAAATTAAGTActgcaacaggacagtgatcccaaatttataacctcaacctgactgaaatgctgtgatggGACCTAAAAAGAGCTGCGCATAAACACGTGTCTGCAAACGTAAATGAACTGAGGCATCAGTTTAAGTGTTTACttcaagttgttgctgctaaaggtgcttCTACGAGCTACGAGCAACTGTAAAGGGGTCGTTTTGTGGGGCTAATAAtgtggaaaacatttttataaatgtcGTGTTAACGCAGAAAAGCTGCTCTACTCTGAAACAAGAGGagtaaagaaagaagagactgcCAACTGAGTCCCGCCGTCCTTTTAATCTGGCGCCCCAAATCCCAGGTATTACGTTAGCGATTTGCTACATTCACGGGACGCTGTCATAATCGGAAGAAATCCACTCTCGGATTATCCCACGATTATTGATCAGCATTCACTGTATAACATCTTAATATACACCGAAAAGTCGAACAGCTGAATACGTTATCAGCAGAAACATTACATAAAACTTTACCATTTCTTAGCATAtaatacaaagacacaaaacagtTGATGCCTTTACTGTATCAgtattaatataaaatagttataaaaaaaataactaaaataaaaaaaacctacaACTAAAGCGGTTTATTACAACTGTCTGTGTTGAATGCTCCTACCAATGACTGTAGAAAAAGTCTTTTACTCAACATATTGTCTATACGATACACTTGAACGCCTCCTTTCAAATAACATGCCAACAAAATTAGGTTCGTCCACTGTAATGCTACCGCACATAGTTTCCTTAAAGCTTTaatctgcttttttgtttgttctttagtTACATCTgttcagaaaataaatgtttagattACCCAACTGTGTTTCTTGAATGTAAACTCGTCGGTCAGCAACTTTACAATCATATTAGCCAATCAATATACGGTAATTTGGCATACTGGAGCTAACAGGGCACTAAACTGAACATGGCCTAATTTTCAACGCTAACTAGTGTACCTTGCTATTAATATAAATCTCTCCTGGACTTACCACTGACACAAATTTATGATGATCAACACTGAGCCGCTAACAGTCCCTGAACTGCGCAATACTATTTATGTTGCATTCAAGGGCTCCACGTTAATGTACCGTTCACTGTCAGGTAGGAAATCGCAAAACTATTTCAActagtttatttcatttatctTTGGCTTCCTAAAATATGCATAGGTCTACATATTTTCCCTGCAATTAGGAGGTCTTGTAAAGGACATAAAATGCCAAAATGTACATTTATCGCTCATATGTCATGGGTGATAAATCATATTTAAGCATGTAAGCATAATTTCcatgacagttaaaaaaaaaatagactccTCCATAATTTTGTACTCATTGTTTGTTAGACGGAAGTTGATTTGAAAGCCGCATTTGTGACGGTGAGAGATGAAGGCGTGGTGAACAAATGAGAGCATAtgtgagagagagcaagagaaagagagagaggggaagttTGTCTTCCTCTTCCATCACTGGAGGATCTCACGCTTCAAGTCCTCAGCAGCCAACTAATCAAATAGGACGGAAATGTAAAAGGTAACTACATTTAAATGCATACTTTAAAAGCTTTAACAGCTGTGGATATGTTTATGATTTAACATAGTAAGAAATTCACTACTTTACATCAATTCTTAAAGCTGAGCCAGCAGATTTCATAGACCCTGGGTCAAATAAGAGACGTGGTAAAAACGTGCACAGAAACACTTGGAAAGCTGCTTGAGTGGGATTAAGATGTTTAATAACATCTTTGAGATTTGAGATTTTAAACATctctgacacacagacacacccacacTGTACTGGGTGATAAGAGTCTCGTCGTTTCACTAGGTAAGATGAAGAATTCTTCGAGTTCAGCCCAGAAGAACCTCAGTGAAGAGGACAGCTCTGGATCTGAACCGGAGACAGACCGCTTTGGCTTCATCCTGACCAATGGGTCCACAGCTGGGTGAGCACATCCGCATTGACCTTGTCTACTCTTACTCTGCTGTCAGCGATCTTTTTGAGGCCAGATGTAGGATTTCTCTGTTTTCATTCTCCTATCAAAGAGATTCTTTTGTTTTaaaggaattttaaaaaatgtagaaaGATGTGCAGGGTGGAGAAGTTGTCGAGATTGCACAGATCGGATCAGAAACCCCAGGGACTTTGGTAGTAGTAGGGTTTTCACCTGCTGTTAAATGATATaatttgaaattaaatattGAAATCATTCTTATCAGATTATTTAACGGCCAGCAATTTGTCATTGCATGACTAGAATACTAAAAACCATCCCATAAACAGGATCAAGTTGAACCAAGAGTTTCTTATGTGGGCACATAACACCCCGTGAAGCCACAAACAAAGCCAGGAAGTGCTAAAGCAGTATTTGAGAGTAAAGCTGCACAGTTGAGATGTAGAGAACAGGTCACACAAAAGTACCAACtgtgaaagaaattaaaattcaaACTATACTGCTGTAGTGGAGAATGTGCAAGAATGAAGGTCAGTTCGAAGCACCtcaagaaacaaagaaatcaaGATGACCccagcaaagaaaagaaatatttttaaggCCGTTTCATAGGGAGGTGATGATTTAAAAGGATTTAGCTGAGCGCAATTGTGAAAATGCAGAGCGGTTTCAGCCACACCGGGTCTTCTTCAGGGCGGAAATGGCACAGACAGATTGTTTACACCTCTTATTCTTTATATATGatccactgaagaaaaaaaatattggcacAGCATTTgcaaaaacataacaaatgaaGTGAAAGTGAGATTATGTGCAAGTTCACTTTTAGAATCAGCTGACTACATATTCAATAATAGCCCTGCAGGGGATTGCACACGAAGAGGCGTAAATTAAggattaaaactaactgaacaaACTGCTACCTGTCATCTTCGCTTTCTTCATTGATAACATCCTGACCTGTTGCCATAGAGACTTCACACTGCTAACGTGTggttttcctgtttcctgtcttgtTTTTCGGAGCACTGTGTGTCTATAATGACAACACACTAAACAGTGTGCAGAGACACAGCACCATGAAGGTCTCCAGTTACGGTTTTCATTTTGAGAGCCTTTATCTTGTACAACAAACAGGTGAAACATGTCAAAAATACTTAGCTGGTGTTTCGTGTGCTGTCTTGTGTCAGGAGTGTGGGCCCGTCACCTGAACTGGTCAGGCAGAGGGAGGCCAAGTGGATAAAGATCATTGATCAGTGGGATCGCATCTTGTCGAAGAAGAGCAGTAAGGTGTGTCCCATCTAAGACACCTGAAAATGAATCCTAGCACCAACTGAAGGGTGCTGCATGACAGACAGTGTGACACATCAGGAAAAAGCacagttaaagaaaaatataagcGATTGCTGAATTCTGCAAATTTTACACCTCTGGTGACagcaataaaatacagaatcacATGGTTGTAACCATTTGTTTTCTGGGTCTCTGTTGCCACCTTCTCATCAGGTCAAAGTGCAATGTCAGAAAGGAATCCCTGCCTCGCTCAGAGCCAGGTGCTGGCCTCTGCTGTGCGGAGCTTCCAACAGGatgaaacaacatgaaaatCTCTACAAGGCAAGAGAAACAAACACTCTCACTGTGATGGCCTAAGAAAGAGCAGAAGCCCAGCTGCAACGACTGCAGTGTAATTAGtgcaaactgtatgtaaaagatggacgtgTTGACTCTCGCTGGTCTTTGAAGCTCTGTTTTTCCATTTGGCTGTCGCcatgttagttttttttaagttagacTTCAGAAGCAATTgctggatctgactgagaaactgaggaGTTTACATGCTTGTAGGGCAGCAGCTCCTGAATCACACTGTAGCCGCTGCCTAAAACTTCCCCTTCTTTGTAATTCGTTTTAGTTTGAATGGGATGATCGTCACATGTTGAATTAAATATGAGTGCAGGTTAGCAACTGAGGCTGtaaactcatcagaaaagtTTTTACTAAAGTCAAAAAGTAAATGACCAGGCCTCAAATagtcattttgtcattttttctaTACAGTCTGACTTCTATTTGCCACCGAAGGAGTCTCCCCTTCctgaccatttaaaaaaaaaagaaaaaaaaaaaggcagatttaAGGCATTTCTTCATTATTTGGACTGTGAGGCTACATTGTCTATTGTTTATGTCCAGTCTTTGGTTTATAATGCATGTATGTTAACAGATTTATATATCTCTATATTCTAAGTTGTGGGATCTTGTGATTATTGTTTTCTTATGTTTTATGGAGTAAatgttaaattatttataataaatttgttattttaaagacTGAAAAGTCTATTGTATGGCACATggtcttattttttttgtctctgtatcAGGCTCTGGATGAGCAGCCGGCTCTGCAGAGTTGGGTGGATGTGATTGAGAGGGATCTGGACCGGCAGTTCCCTTTCCACGAGATGTTCCAGTCCAAGGACGGACATGGGTAGGCAAGGCTTCTGCTATTTGTTTCTGTTATGAAGCCGAGAGCTGAAAAGCCGTTTATTTAGTTTTCAGTGGGACTTTCCAAACTTTTCATCATTTCCCTGCTTTAGGTAGCAGTTTAAAGCTTACTGGAACAAAACAgcagtcatgttttttttaaatgtataactCTACTAAAAGGTGAtcattgtggtgtgtgtgcaggcaGCGTGGTTTGTTCCGGGTGTTGAAAGCTTACACCCAGTATCAACCAGAGGATGGTTACTGTCAGGCTCAGGGGCCGGTGGCTGCAGTGCTGCTTATGAACATGCCTGCTCAGGTAAAGACTAGTAACAGTTTAGCGCCTGACTGATAAACAACCCATCTCAAAAATATTAGACTAATTAGATTTCAGTGGAGAAACAACTTTTGTTTCATACATTGAATCTACATTGTTTGTTTCATCTGttactttttaaactttttttttttttttttttttaaatcattcaatGGCAAGCTTCAGAGGTATAACAGTGGTAATAAAATCCTGACAGTTTACTGCTAAATTTCTACAATGCAGCACAGTTATTGCACCTAATGTTCACCTTTATGTAACCCTGGCAGGAGGCCTTCTGGTGTCTGGTTCAGATTAGTGAGCAATACCTGCCTGGATATTACAGCCCTCTCCTGGTGAGGACATACACATTCTCACACGCataccttgtttttttaaaccttgcataaaaacatataatttacaTGTAGTTTAGCAGATGTTAATTTCAAGGCAGATTCAAACACAGAGGTGAATCATGTACTGACCCTTAAAGCTGAGCGGCTGTCTGAGCCTTCTGTGGTGTGCTGTGTAGGAGGGAGTACTGTTCGATGCGGCCATGCTGACCTGGGTTTTGAAAAAGACGTGTCcagctgcacacaaacatctgCAGAACCATGGAGTGGAGCCCCTCATGTTTGCCACTGACTGGCTGATGTGTCTCTTCACACGTCACCTTCCATTCAACACACTTCTCCGAGTTTGGGACCTGTTCTTCTGCTATGGTAGAGCTGACTTCAACCTTACCCAACCCCTTCAGGATTAACAGGAACAGCAGTATATTGAAAGTGATCACTTTGTCCTCTAGATTTTTGATCAGTGTTTAAATATCTGCACAATTCTTTACATTTTTGGGCACATATTGAATGTTAGAACTAATTTAGCACTAATGCCATCACCCCTTATGTAGCATCTTCAGCAGGTCCTCCCCCCTCTCTCGCTCATCCTTTACCCTCATATTCCCTCATCTCTGCTGTGTAGGGGTACGGGTGCTGCTCCAGGTTGCAGCAGTGCTGGTGCGCCGGGTGCTGGGTCGGGCTGAGCAGAGGAAGCAATGTCAGGGCCAAATGGAGACTCTGGAGAGGTTAAGGGGTGTCAAGGAGCAGGTCCTtgaggaagatgatgaattCATAGCAGAGGTAAAACTGCTAAACCTGATAGGCTTTGAGGGAAGCATCTTGTTATTTCAAGACAAAcagtttttatctttaaaaatatagAGTAAGtaaattaatgttaatatggtaaatagactggttcttataaagCGCtcttctactctactttgaggaCTCAAAGTGCTacaacaagcctcattcacaaacattcatacaagcacttttttctatgcctCAGAGCTTtctaactaacattcacactccacaAGTTACCTAAAAccaaatgtatatatatatatatatatatacatacataggTCAGCCACCTTACAAATACCTCCATGAGCATGGGAGCTCTGGAGGTGTCCTGTGGTGCTTGGCACTGGTATGTTTGCAGCAGTTCTTGTAGGTTGAAGGCTGGAGCCTCTGTGAATACAAATTACTGAAATGGATTatgatctggggaatttggacgTGAGGTCTCTGTTCTGGGCTCTTTCTGTATTCTTCAGGCATCTTGaacagtttttgtgttgtgGTGGGACACGCTGTCTTCCTGGGGTGTAAGTTGTCTGCAATAATGTTTGGGTGGGTGGCATATGTCAaaataacatccacatggatgcaAGGACTCAAGGTTTGTGGCAGCAGATAAGAGCAACATTATTCACTTCATCTATCAGAAGTTTAAATATTGTGGCTGATGGGTGAATGCAAAGGCACTTCAAATCAATACAAACTTgtgaaatgtattatttttatccTATATTGAAATAGTCTTTCCCATGATTACACTGCACAAGGGGGCTACTGAAAGGTTTGATGACATAAAAAATGATGGTGAATTTTAGCACTTTAGCACTGACCTGATTTCAACTTCAATGAACTGTGGCGAATTTTGTAATACTTTTTAGAGAGCACTCTCCACCGCTGCCATCAAAACACTAAGTGGAGGAATATCAGAATCCACACAAGCAGCTGTGATATTttccctttaatttgtcaccctgACTCATGAAAAAATGACAGTGAAGCAAAATCCAAGTCAGAGTTTCCTCTCGTTTCAGGTGTGCTCGGTGCCACTGTCAGGGAAAGATCTGGAGAAGCAGACAGAGAAGGAGTTGGAAAAATGGAGGAAAGACAGACCCTCATCCACATTTGACCCAAGAGGTCGCTGCCATGGATACCGGATGGCATGGGCTAGAGCTCGACAGAAtgaaatggagagagagaggagagagagagagaaagggaaccTCTCTGTCCCTCTAACTCGCTCAGCTTCCAGTCTCTCACTGTCTCCTTCCCTCCTTCACAAGAAGTGGAGGAAAGGGGGAAAAACCAACACAGGTGACTCTGAACGCAGTAACAAAGTAGTGAGACATCTTTCAATGGGCGCAAGGGAGGACTGGAAAAGCTGGAATGAGTTTGATTTTAACAAGGTCCAAGGAGtcgaggaagaggaagatgttgtttcagagggacacaAAGAGGGACAAACTGAAAAGAAGGCACTTTCACAGACACCTGAGAATATGgaacaaaccaaaaatatcCCAACAGAAGAAACAGTAGGAGTAAAGGAACAGAGTACAAATGTGGAAACAAGAATCGCTGAAAAGGAGGAAGGCAATGTTGGAGAGATGGAGGAAAGCAAGGCCGCAGagacagaggaaagaaaggcCGAAGAGACAGAGGAAAGCCAGCTCAGTGAAACAGAGGAAAGCAAGgttggagagagggaggaaagcaAGGccggagagagggaggaaagcaAGCTCCGTGAGATGACGGAAAGCCAGCTCATTGAGACGGGGGAAAGCCAGCTCAGTGAAACAGAGGAAAGCAAGgttggagagagggaggaaagccAGCTCATTGAGACGGAGGAAAGCAAGGtcggagagagggaggaaagccAGCTCATTGAGACGGAGGAAAGCAAGGtcggagagagggaggaaagcaAGGTCGAAGAGACGGAGGAAAGCAAGGTCGAAGAGACGGAGGAAAGCAAGGTCGAAGAGACGGAGGAAAGCAAGGCCGGAGAGACGGAGGAAAGCAAGGCCGGAGAGACGGAGGAAAGCAAGGCCGGAGAGACGGAGGAAAGCAAGCTCAGTGAGACGGAGGAAAGCAAGCTCAGTGAGACGGAGGAAAGCAAGCTCAGTGAGACGGAGGAAAGCAAGGCCGGAGAGACGGAGAAAAGCAAGGCCGGAGAGACGGAGAAAAGCAAGGCCGAAGAGACGGAGAAAAGCAAGGCCGAAGAGACAGAGGAAAGCAAGGCTGGAGAGATGGAAGAAAGCAAGCTCAGTGAGACGGAGGAAAGCAAAATGCTTTCAGAACCAAAACGAGAAACAACTATAGCCCCAAATCAGACTGTTGAAAATATTCTCCCTCCCATTGATTATACACCTCACtgtgaacaggaaaaaaagctgGACACAGAGAGTGACTCACAAGTTCTAGAAGAACAAAGTCACAAAAGCaaagaccaggaagcagagcttaAAGATAAAAATGAAGAGACAGAGAAGCACATGGCTGCTGTGTTGGAAAACCACAGTGAGACACCAAGAGAAGTCGAAgcagatacaaacacacaaaaggagATGCAAATAGGTGTAAACTCAGGTGAAGAGCAGATAATACAGGTTGACACAATATTGGAGGAGAGCACTGAAATTGAAAATGTGCAGCAGGTTGAGACGGATACAGAATTCCCAGAGTCTAAAAGTGAGACAAGTGTGGAGACAGAAAGAGGTGTTGAAGCTTTAACTGTTGAAGATGATGCTGCAatagagacagaaacagaacagGAAGAGCTGATCACGGAGACAGAAGGTA
The sequence above is a segment of the Archocentrus centrarchus isolate MPI-CPG fArcCen1 chromosome 10, fArcCen1, whole genome shotgun sequence genome. Coding sequences within it:
- the ndufs8b gene encoding NADH:ubiquinone oxidoreductase core subunit S8b; translated protein: MSAALSLRLLHCYSRQGTFGYGCGAIRPLSLSVQREGYKYVNAQELPADLRSVTDRAATTLLWTELFRGLAMTMSYLFREPATINYPFEKGPLSPRFRGEHALRRYPNGEERCIACKLCEAVCPAQAITIEAETRADGSRRTTRYDIDMTKCIYCGFCQEACPVDAIVEGPNFEFSTETHEELLYNKEKLLNNGDRWEAEIASNIQADYLYR
- the tbc1d10c gene encoding trichohyalin; the encoded protein is MKNSSSSAQKNLSEEDSSGSEPETDRFGFILTNGSTAGSVGPSPELVRQREAKWIKIIDQWDRILSKKSSKVKVQCQKGIPASLRARCWPLLCGASNRMKQHENLYKALDEQPALQSWVDVIERDLDRQFPFHEMFQSKDGHGQRGLFRVLKAYTQYQPEDGYCQAQGPVAAVLLMNMPAQEAFWCLVQISEQYLPGYYSPLLEGVLFDAAMLTWVLKKTCPAAHKHLQNHGVEPLMFATDWLMCLFTRHLPFNTLLRVWDLFFCYGVRVLLQVAAVLVRRVLGRAEQRKQCQGQMETLERLRGVKEQVLEEDDEFIAEVCSVPLSGKDLEKQTEKELEKWRKDRPSSTFDPRGRCHGYRMAWARARQNEMERERREREKGNLSVPLTRSASSLSLSPSLLHKKWRKGGKTNTGDSERSNKVVRHLSMGAREDWKSWNEFDFNKVQGVEEEEDVVSEGHKEGQTEKKALSQTPENMEQTKNIPTEETVGVKEQSTNVETRIAEKEEGNVGEMEESKAAETEERKAEETEESQLSETEESKVGEREESKAGEREESKLREMTESQLIETGESQLSETEESKVGEREESQLIETEESKVGEREESQLIETEESKVGEREESKVEETEESKVEETEESKVEETEESKAGETEESKAGETEESKAGETEESKLSETEESKLSETEESKLSETEESKAGETEKSKAGETEKSKAEETEKSKAEETEESKAGEMEESKLSETEESKMLSEPKRETTIAPNQTVENILPPIDYTPHCEQEKKLDTESDSQVLEEQSHKSKDQEAELKDKNEETEKHMAAVLENHSETPREVEADTNTQKEMQIGVNSGEEQIIQVDTILEESTEIENVQQVETDTEFPESKSETSVETERGVEALTVEDDAAIETETEQEELITETEGTLEVKYHSTESLVETEKEAEFHTQRETETKGLTQIQGNPAIQEDLKAKITEADSEERVDSRTETEEETLTLSLSECTQKEGTGAVDDAETEAEITVEKDTMEGSSEATEKIILNVYSEAQVESHSCICAQKITEETPRETQTDEKTADSATPTETEETSTSADELNHTTVPDEDSSVQISSSETQTPEQPTTQVTVCPEHSNQSIQQIDPMQEEEMTEKVQENTAGQVDVFISSESTNVAQVQCSQSAKEAPVQTSERRSSRSSGDFCVRKSTTSHSSRLARRLSEDLFTTPQKTSENQPETKHTESQCNPEAVTQKQAAPDVMLSAAATEEAPAQQQPHPDPPKRFGLFRRLRGEQHKDTKAKKATKMQVPKILIQDFSDMTGTGNPVEEAVEVKLTSKERRRQRRERERMEKEEERLKKKREKELEKEREKERRKPQTRGKSFQVQKEKGSDDVAHLAKTGSQTLRYSGPYAESYF